GACCGCGCCACCGGCGAGACCAGCTTCGGCCGCGTGCCGGCCGGCTCGGTCGTGGTGAGCGGCAACCTGCCCAAGGACAATGGCCGCTACAGCATGTACGCCGCCATCATCGTCAAGAAGGTGGATGCCAAGACCCGCTCCACCACCAGCCTGAACGACCTGCTGCGCGACTGACCGCACCGCCCCGGATCCGATCCGCCCGTCCACCCGCGACCCGCACCCCGACGAACGAAAGAGCAATCCCCATGAGCACGATGGAACGGATTCTTCGACTGATGGCCGAAAAGCGGGCGTCGGACGTGTACCTGTCGGCCAACGCGCCGGCGCTGATCAAGATCAATGGCGAGTGCGTGCCGATCAACAGCCAGGTGCTTCCGGCCGACGCGCCGAAGAACCTGCTGGCCGAGATCGTCTCGCCCGACCGCATCGAGGAGCTGGAGGAAACCGGCGAACTCAACATGGGCGTGCCGCTCACCGGCGTCGGGCGCTTTCGCGTGAGCGCCATGCGCCAGCGCGGCAGCTACGCGGTGGTGATCCGCTTCATCGCGCAGCACATTCCGCCGCTCGCCTCGCTGAACCTGCCGCCGGTGCTGAGCGACCTCATCCTGGAAAAGCGCGGGCTGCTGCTGGTCGTCGGGGCCACGGGCTCGGGCAAGAGCACCACGCTCGCCTCGATGATCGATAGCCGCAACGAGCAGCTCACCGGCCACATCCTGACCGTGGAAGACCCGGTGGAATACCAGTTCCGCAACAAGAAGTCGATCGTGAACCAGCGCGAGATCGGCGCCGACACGCAGTCGCTGCAGACCGCCCTGAAAAACGCCCTGCGCCAGGCGCCCGACGTGATCCTGATCGGCGAAATCCGCGACCGCGAGACCATGTCCGCCGCCATCGCCTACGCGCAGTCGGGGCATCTGTGCCTGGCCACCCTGCACGGCAACAACAGCTACCACGCGCTCAACCGGATTTTGAGCTTTTACCCCGTCGAGGTGCGCCCCACCATGCTGGGCGACCTGGGCTCGGCGCTCAAGGCCATCGTCTCGCAGCGCCTGGTGCGCACCCCGGCCGGCGAGCGCGTACCCGCCGTCGAGGTCATGCTCAACACCAAGCTGGTGGGCGACCTGATCGAGAAGGGCGACTTCTCGGGCGTGCGCGAAGCCATGGAAAAGTCCATGGCCGAAGGCTCGCAGACGTTCGAGGAGGCGCTGGCCCAGCTCATCCTCGAAGGCCGCATCGACCGCAAGGAAGGCATGGCCTATGCCGACTCGCCCACCAATCTGATGTGGCGGCTGCAAAACGATTTCTCCCTGGCCTCCAAGAACGCCAAAGCCCAGAGCGAGGCCGCGCGGGAAGAGGAAGACCAGCCGTCCTTCACCGAGATCGTGCTGGACGTCAAGCCGTCCTGACCTGCCCCGCCCTCCTTCGCCCGAACCGCCTGCCCACACGATGTCCCGAACCCTGCACCTGGCCGAACAGCTCATTGCCCGCCCCTCCATCACCCCGAACGACGCGGGCTGCCTGGAGCTGCTGGCCGACCGCCTGCGGCCGCTCGGCTTCGACTGCGAACGCATGGACAGCGGGCCGGACGATTTCCGCGTCAGCAACCTTTGGGCAAAACGGCCTGCAGCACAATCAGCACTAGGGCATGGCGCTATCAAAACCGTAGTATTCGCCGGCCACACCGATGTGGTGCCGACCGGCCCCGTCGATCAATGGGGCAGCGATCCCTTCACGCCCATGCACCGCGGCGGCAAGCTCTATGGCCGCGGCGCGAGCGACATGAAGACCTCGATCGCCGCCTTCGTCGTCGCCGTGGAAGAGTTCCTGGCGGCCACGCCCGAGCCGGACCTGCAGATCGCGTTCCTGCTCACCAGCGACGAAGAAGGCCCCTCGGTGAACGGCACCAAGGTGGTGGTCGATCGTCTGCGCGAGCGTGGCGAGGCGCTGCATTACTGCATCGTGGGTGAACCCACTTCGGTCGAGAAGACCGGCGACATGATCAAGAACGGCCGCCGCGGCACCCTCAGCGGGCGGCTCACCGTTCGGGGCGTGCAGGGCCACATCGCCTACCCGCAACTGGCGCGCAACCCCATCCACCAGGCCCTGCCGGCGCTGGCCGAACTGGCCGCCATCCGCTGGGACGAGGGCAACGCCTTCTTTCCGCCCACCAGCTGGCAGATCAGCAACATGCACGGCGGCACGGGCGCGACCAACGTCATCCCGGGTGCGGTGATGATCGACTTCAACTTCCGCTTTTCCACCGAATCGACGGCTGAGGGCCTGAAGCAGCGCGTGCATGCGCTGCTGGACCGCCATGGCCTCGAATACGGCCTGTCCTGGACCTTGGGCGGCCAGCCCTTTCTCACGGAGCCCGGCGAACTGGTGCGGGCCGTGCAGCAGGCGGTGCTGGATGAAACGGGCCTGGACACCGAGCTGTCCACCACCGGCGGCACCAGCGATGGCCGGTTCATCGCGCAGATCTGCCCCCAGGTGATCGAACTGGGTCCGCCCAACGCCACCATCCACAAGATCGACGAGCACGTGGTCGTGACCGACATCGAGCCGCTGAAGAACATCTACCGCCGCACGCTCGAGCATCTGAACGCACAGGCGGCCGCATGAGCGAAACGGCGCAAACCACCGGGGCTCAGGTGCATGGCGACACGGTCGGCGCCCTGATCGCCTCCGGGACCGCGCGGCTGGAGGCCTCGGGCGTGGCCTTCGGTCACGGCACCGCCAATGCACGCGACGAGGCTGTGTGGCTGGTGCTGTGGCGCCTGGGCATTGCCTTGGACGAGCCGCTGGACGATGGCCTAGAGCCCGTATCCGCCCGTCCCGTGGCTGCGGCCGATCAAGCCCGCGTGGCCGCGCTCTTCGAAGAGCGCATCGCCACCCACAAACCCGCGGCCTACCTGACGCGCGAGGCGTGGCTGCAGGGCGTTCCGTTCTATGTGGACGAGCGGGCCATCGTGCCGCGCAGCTTCATCGCCGAACTGCTGGTGAACCCGCCACCGGACGGCGGCATCGACGGGTTTCTGGGCGAGCAGACGCGTGCCGTGCTGGACCTGTGCACTGGCAACGGCAGCTTGGCCATCCTGGCGGCCATGGTCTATCCGGACGTGCAGGTCACCGGGGCCGACATCTCGCCTGACGCGCTGGCCGTGGCCCGCATCAACGTGGACAAGCACGGCCTGCAAGAGCGCGTGGCCTTGCAACAGTCCGACGGGCTGGACGCTGTGCCGGGCCCGTGGGACCTGATCCTCTGCAACCCCCCCTACGTGAATGCCCAGAGCATGGCGGCGCTGCCCCAGGAGTACCTTGCCGAGCCCGCACTGGCCCTGGCCGGTGGCCCGGATGGCATGGACTTCGTCCGCGGCCTGCTGGCGCAGGCGCCCGGCTGCATGAGCGAAGACGGCGTGCTGGTGCTGGAGATCGGCAACGAGCGCAGCCATTTCGAAGCCGCCTTTCCGGACCTGCCTGTGTTCTGGCTCGACACGAGCGCTGGCGAGGACCAGGTGCTGCTGATCACCCGCGAGGCACTGGTGACACACCCGACCTGATTTCGCACTGCCGACCGGGGCGCCCAAGCGCCCTGCTCCCTTCGCGCGGGCTGCCGTTTGCGGCGCGCGCCGGGCTGGTGCTTGCCATCCAGCCCCCCGTTTTTTCTTCGGGCGTTTTTGAACGCCTTTGCTGGTTCTTATCGATGATCACACTCAAAAACGTCACCTTGCGCCGCAGCGCCAAGGTCCTGCTCGACCGCGTCTCCGTCACCATCAACCCCGGGGAGAACGTGGGCCTGGTCGGGCGCAACGGCGCGGGCAAATCCAGCCTGTTCGCACTGCTCAACCGCACGCTGCACGAGGATGGCGGCGACTTCTTCATTCCACCGCAGTGGCGCATGGCCCAGGTCGCGCAGAACATGCCGGAGACCTCGGAATCGGCCACCGAATTCGTGCTCAACGGCGACACGCGACTGGCCGAACTGCGCCAGGCCTTGGTCCAAGCCGAGCAGGACGAGGACGGCATGGCCATCGCGCATGCCTATTCCGACCTGGCCGATGCGGGCGACCATGATGCCGTGCCGCGCGCCCAGGCGCTGATCCTGGGCCTGGGGTTCCGCGTGTCCGAGCTGGAACACCCCGTGAACAGCTTCTCCGGCGGCTGGCGCATGCGCCTGCAGTTGGCGCATGCGCTGATGAGCCCCAGCGACCTGCTGCTGCTCGATGAACCCACCAACCACTTGGACCTGGACGCTCTGGTGTGGCTGGAAGCGTGGCTCAAGCGCTATGCCGGCACTCTGATCGTCATCAGCCATGACCGCGAATTCCTCGATGCCATCACCAACGTCACGTTGCAGATCGAGAACGCCCAACTGAACCGCTACGGCGGCAACTACAGCCGCTTCGAGGAACTGCGTGCCCAGCAGATCGAGCTGCAGCAGGCCTCGTTTGCCAAGCAGCAGGACAAGATCGCCCACCTGCAGAAGTTCATCGACCGCTTCAAGGCCAAGGCCAGCAAGGCCAAGCAGGCACAAAGCCGCGTCAAGGCGCTGGAGCGCATGGAAAAGATCGCGCCCCTGCTGGCCGAGGCGGAGTTCACTTTTGAATTCAAGGAGCCGGTCAACCTGCCCAACCCCATGCTGGCGATCAGCGACGCGTCGTTCGGGTACACGCCCGAGGAAGGCGAGCCGACGACCATCCTGCGGCACGTGAGCCGCTCCGTGCTGGCAGGCCAGCGCATCGGCATCCTGGGCGCGAACGGCCAGGGCAAGTCCACGCTGGTCAAGACCATCGCGCGCGAGATGAAGCCGCTGGCCGGCTCGGTCATCGAGGGCAAGGGCTTGTCGATCGGCTACTTCGCGCAGCAGGAACTGGACGTGCTCCGACCTTCCGACAATCCGCTGGAGCACATGATCCGCCTGGCCAAGGAACTGGGCCCCAACGCCCGCGAGCCCAGCCGCGAGCAGGACCTGCGCAGTTACCTGGGCAGCTTCAACTTCTCCGGCGACATGGTCAAGCAGTCGGTCGGCACGATGAGCGGCGGCGAAAAGGCCCGCCTGGTGCTGGCGATGATCGTCTGGCAGCGCCCCAACCTGCTGCTGCTGGACGAGCCCACCAACCACCTGGACCTGGCCACCCGCGAGGCGCTGTCCATGGCGCTCAACGAGTTCGAAGGCACCGTGATGCTGGTCAGCCATGACCGGGCGCTGCTGCGGGCGGTGTGCGATGAATTCTGGCTGGTGGGACGCGGTGTGGTCGGCCCGTTCGACGGCGATCTGGACGATTACCAGCGCTACCTGCTCGAGGAATCCAAACGCCTGCGCGAGCAGGCCAAGGCGGCCGAGTCAGCGGCTGCGTCGGCACCCGTGGCGGTGGTGGCCGTTGCGCCGGTGGCAGCGCCCGTTGCCCCAGCGCCTTCGGTGACGCCCGCACCAGTGGCCGCTGCGCCCGTAGCGCGCGATGCGCGGGAGCAACGCAAGCTGGGTGCGCAGGCCCGGCAGCAGCTGGCCGAGAAAACCCGCCCGTTGAAGCGCGAACTGGAGAAGGTCAACCAGCGGTTGGCCGCGCTCACCGCCGAGAAAGCCGAGATCGAGGAACGCCTGACCCAGCCCCTGCCGCCGGCCGAAATCGCGGAAAACGGGCGCCGGCTGAAAGCCTGTGCCGATGAAACCGACCAGCTCGAAGAGCGTTGGCTGGAAATTTCATCCGAGGTGGAAGCTCTCGAATCTCAAGCCAGCGAAGCGTAAAACCATGTAACCATTGCCACTGAATTCCGATTCAGTGGCAAATGGGGCCTCATTGATTAGCTACGTTTTTAGGAGCAAAAAAATCGCCGCCAACTGGTTGCGTTTTTTTGCATTCTTCTGTCAACGGGCCTTCCGGGCGGGGCGTTGTTCATCCATCACAGGAGATAACCGTATGACTACCACCGCTATCATGTCCGCCTGGCCCGAAGACGAACGCGACCGCAAGCGCGCACCGGCCCGCCTCTGAGGGCTGGCGCTTCGGCCCAGAAGGCTCAGGTCACCTCGCCCCCACAGCCTCCGCCAGCGCCTCCTTCCCTTCTCCCCATTTCCTCCCCCCAAATTGAAAAAACCCCGCCTCGGCGGGGTTTTTGTTGCCTTGAGGGCTGCCGCGAAAAGCGGCATCCGCCGATCAGCCCATGTGCAAGCCGCCGTTGACCGAGAAATCGGCCCCCGTGGCGTAGCCGCCCTCTTCCGAGGCCAGCCAGGCGATGATCGATGCAATCTCGCTCGGTTCGCCCAGGCGTTTGACCGGAACGGTGGCCACGATCTTTTCCAGCACGTCGGGACGGATGGCTTTCACCATGTCGGTGCCGATGTAGCCCGGGCTCACGGTGTTCACCGTCACGCCCTTGGTCGCCAGTTCCTGCGCCAGTGCCATCGAGAAGCCGTGCATGCCGGCCTTGGCGGCGGAATAGTTGGTCTGGCCGGCCTGGCCCTTCTCGCCGTTCACGCTGCTGATGTTGATGATGCGGCCCCAGCCTTTTTCCACCATGTCGCCCACGACCTGCTTGGTCACGTTGAACATGCTGTTGAGGTTGGTTTCGATGACCGCGTCCCAGTCTTCGCGCGACATCTTGAGGAACATGCGGTCGCGCGTGATGCCCGCGTTGTTCACCAGCACGTCGATGGTGCCGTGATCGGCCTTCGTGGCCGTGAAGGCATCCACGGTGGAATCCCAGTCGCCGACATTGCCCACCGAGGCATGGAAGGTGTAGCCCAGCGCCTTTTGCTCGGCCAGCCACTTGGCGTGGTCGCGCGTGGGCCCGCAGCCCGCGATGACCTTGAAACCATCCTTGTGCAAACGCTGGCAGATGGCCGTTCCGATGCCACCCATGCCCCCTGTGACATACGCTACTTTCTGGTTCATGTGAGTTCTCCTTATCAACGATTCACGCGAGCACTCTAACCAAGATTCCACGCCCGGCCGCTGAGGAAAACACCGAGCCACACAAATTTTGACAAAGCCATGCGGGCCCCGCGTGCTATCAGAACCGCAGCAGCCACGCCGCGGGCGAAAAAAAGCCGCACCGAAGTGCGGCTTTTGTCTTCATGCAGAAGGGCCGCGGTCAAGGGACCGCGCGCCGTTCAGGCCCGCTCGACCGCCAGCGACACACCCATGCCGCCGCCAATGCACAGGGCGGCCACGCCCTTCTTGGCGCCGCGGCGCTTCATCTCGTGCAGCAGCGTGACGAGCACGCGGCAGCCGGACGCCCCGATGGGATGGCCGATGGCGATGGCGCCGCCGTTCACGTTCACCTTGGCGGCATCCAGGCCCAAAGCCTGGTTCACCGCGCAGGCCTGGGCGGCGAAGGCCTCGTTCAGCTCGAACAGGTCCACGTCGTCCGCCGTCCAGCCGGCGCGCTTCAGGGCTTTGCGGGTCGCCGACACCGGGCCCATGCCCATCGTGGCGGGATCCAGGCCGCTGGTGCCGTAGGACACGATGCGTGCCAGGGGCTCCAGGCCCAGTTCGGCGGCCTTCTTGGCGCTCATCACGACCACGGCGGCGGCGCCGTCGTTCAGGCCCGACGCATTGCCCGCGGTGACGGAGCCGGCCTTGTCGAAGGCCGGGCGCAGGCCCGACAGGGCTTCCGCATTGGTCTTGCGGTTGAGGTACTCGTCGGCGTTGAAGAGCACGGGGTCGCCCTTCTTCTGCGCCAGGCTGACGGTCACGATCTCATCGGCGAACTTGCCGGCGTCCTGCGCCGCGGCGGCCTTCTGCTGGCTGCCCAGGGCCAGC
This region of Acidovorax sp. GBBC 1281 genomic DNA includes:
- a CDS encoding PilT/PilU family type 4a pilus ATPase — translated: MSTMERILRLMAEKRASDVYLSANAPALIKINGECVPINSQVLPADAPKNLLAEIVSPDRIEELEETGELNMGVPLTGVGRFRVSAMRQRGSYAVVIRFIAQHIPPLASLNLPPVLSDLILEKRGLLLVVGATGSGKSTTLASMIDSRNEQLTGHILTVEDPVEYQFRNKKSIVNQREIGADTQSLQTALKNALRQAPDVILIGEIRDRETMSAAIAYAQSGHLCLATLHGNNSYHALNRILSFYPVEVRPTMLGDLGSALKAIVSQRLVRTPAGERVPAVEVMLNTKLVGDLIEKGDFSGVREAMEKSMAEGSQTFEEALAQLILEGRIDRKEGMAYADSPTNLMWRLQNDFSLASKNAKAQSEAAREEEDQPSFTEIVLDVKPS
- the dapE gene encoding succinyl-diaminopimelate desuccinylase, yielding MSRTLHLAEQLIARPSITPNDAGCLELLADRLRPLGFDCERMDSGPDDFRVSNLWAKRPAAQSALGHGAIKTVVFAGHTDVVPTGPVDQWGSDPFTPMHRGGKLYGRGASDMKTSIAAFVVAVEEFLAATPEPDLQIAFLLTSDEEGPSVNGTKVVVDRLRERGEALHYCIVGEPTSVEKTGDMIKNGRRGTLSGRLTVRGVQGHIAYPQLARNPIHQALPALAELAAIRWDEGNAFFPPTSWQISNMHGGTGATNVIPGAVMIDFNFRFSTESTAEGLKQRVHALLDRHGLEYGLSWTLGGQPFLTEPGELVRAVQQAVLDETGLDTELSTTGGTSDGRFIAQICPQVIELGPPNATIHKIDEHVVVTDIEPLKNIYRRTLEHLNAQAAA
- the prmB gene encoding 50S ribosomal protein L3 N(5)-glutamine methyltransferase; its protein translation is MSETAQTTGAQVHGDTVGALIASGTARLEASGVAFGHGTANARDEAVWLVLWRLGIALDEPLDDGLEPVSARPVAAADQARVAALFEERIATHKPAAYLTREAWLQGVPFYVDERAIVPRSFIAELLVNPPPDGGIDGFLGEQTRAVLDLCTGNGSLAILAAMVYPDVQVTGADISPDALAVARINVDKHGLQERVALQQSDGLDAVPGPWDLILCNPPYVNAQSMAALPQEYLAEPALALAGGPDGMDFVRGLLAQAPGCMSEDGVLVLEIGNERSHFEAAFPDLPVFWLDTSAGEDQVLLITREALVTHPT
- a CDS encoding ABC-F family ATP-binding cassette domain-containing protein; its protein translation is MITLKNVTLRRSAKVLLDRVSVTINPGENVGLVGRNGAGKSSLFALLNRTLHEDGGDFFIPPQWRMAQVAQNMPETSESATEFVLNGDTRLAELRQALVQAEQDEDGMAIAHAYSDLADAGDHDAVPRAQALILGLGFRVSELEHPVNSFSGGWRMRLQLAHALMSPSDLLLLDEPTNHLDLDALVWLEAWLKRYAGTLIVISHDREFLDAITNVTLQIENAQLNRYGGNYSRFEELRAQQIELQQASFAKQQDKIAHLQKFIDRFKAKASKAKQAQSRVKALERMEKIAPLLAEAEFTFEFKEPVNLPNPMLAISDASFGYTPEEGEPTTILRHVSRSVLAGQRIGILGANGQGKSTLVKTIAREMKPLAGSVIEGKGLSIGYFAQQELDVLRPSDNPLEHMIRLAKELGPNAREPSREQDLRSYLGSFNFSGDMVKQSVGTMSGGEKARLVLAMIVWQRPNLLLLDEPTNHLDLATREALSMALNEFEGTVMLVSHDRALLRAVCDEFWLVGRGVVGPFDGDLDDYQRYLLEESKRLREQAKAAESAAASAPVAVVAVAPVAAPVAPAPSVTPAPVAAAPVARDAREQRKLGAQARQQLAEKTRPLKRELEKVNQRLAALTAEKAEIEERLTQPLPPAEIAENGRRLKACADETDQLEERWLEISSEVEALESQASEA
- the phbB gene encoding acetoacetyl-CoA reductase; the protein is MNQKVAYVTGGMGGIGTAICQRLHKDGFKVIAGCGPTRDHAKWLAEQKALGYTFHASVGNVGDWDSTVDAFTATKADHGTIDVLVNNAGITRDRMFLKMSREDWDAVIETNLNSMFNVTKQVVGDMVEKGWGRIINISSVNGEKGQAGQTNYSAAKAGMHGFSMALAQELATKGVTVNTVSPGYIGTDMVKAIRPDVLEKIVATVPVKRLGEPSEIASIIAWLASEEGGYATGADFSVNGGLHMG
- a CDS encoding acetyl-CoA C-acetyltransferase translates to MEDIVIVSAVRTAVGKFGGALAKTPATELGAIVIKEALARAKVPLDQVGEVIMGQVLTAGVGQNPARQAMMKAGVAKETPALTINAVCGSGLKAVMLAAQAIATGDSEIVVAGGQENMSLSPHVLNGSREGQRMGDWKMTDTMIVDGLWDVYNQYHMGITAENVAKEHGITREQQDALALGSQQKAAAAQDAGKFADEIVTVSLAQKKGDPVLFNADEYLNRKTNAEALSGLRPAFDKAGSVTAGNASGLNDGAAAVVVMSAKKAAELGLEPLARIVSYGTSGLDPATMGMGPVSATRKALKRAGWTADDVDLFELNEAFAAQACAVNQALGLDAAKVNVNGGAIAIGHPIGASGCRVLVTLLHEMKRRGAKKGVAALCIGGGMGVSLAVERA